The genome window GAGATGCGCTTCGACCAGGTGAAGATCGTGGTCCCCGATCCGGTCACCGGCTGGAGCGACGCCCGGCGCTGGCAGACCCTCTTCCGGCTGCGGCTGGGGGCCCCGGCGGAGAAGGTCACGACGGTTATTTTCGACTATGGCGGGGTGCTGGCCGAGGAGGGATTCCGGGAGGGGCTGTTCGAGCTTGCCCGGCGCCAGGGGCTCGATCCGATCGCGGTGCACGGTGCCGGCATGGAGGCGGTCTACGCCAGCGGTTACGTCCTGGGCACGGGAAGCCAGTCGGCATTCTGGCAGTCGTTGCGGGAACGGACCGGGCTGCGGGGGAGCGACCGGGAGCTGTCGAACCTGATCCTCGACCGTTTCGTGCTCCGGCCCCGGATGATGGAGACCGTCCGGGCCCTGAGGGCGAAGGGGTATCGGACCGCCATCCTCAGCGACCAGACCGACTGGCTCGAATGGCTCGACCGGCGCGACGGCTTTTTCCGGGAATTCGATCGGATCTTCAACAGCTACCGGCTGGGCAAGGGAAAACGGGACCCTTCGGTGTTCGACGACGTGGCGCGGGAGCTGGGCATCGCCCCCGGCGAGGCGCTCTTCGTGGACGACATGCTCGCCAACGTGGTGCGGGCCGAAAGCCGGGGGATGCGGGGCATCCTGTTCGAGGACGAGCCACGGTTCGAGCGGGACCTGAAACGGTACACGGAGGTGTAGCATGCGCGCCATGCTGTTCCAGGAGGTGGGAAAACCGCTGCGGCCGGTCCGGGTGCCGGTCCCCGAGCCCGGGCCGGGCGAGGTGCTGCTCAAGGTCCACGCCTGCGGCATCTGCCGGACGGATCTTCACATCGTGGACGGCGAGCTGACGGAGCCCGCGCTGCCGCTCATCCCCGGCCACCAGATCGTGGGGAGCGTGGCAAAGCTGGGTGACGGGGTCGAGCGTTTCCGGGAGGGGACGCGGGTGGGGGTCCCCTGGCTCGGCGCCACCTGCGGCGCCTGCCGCTACTGCCGGTCGGGACGGGAAAACCTGTGCGACCACGCCCGGTTCACCGGCTATCAGCGCAACGGCGGCTTTGCCGAGTTCACCGTTGCCGATGCCCGCTTCTGCTTTCCGATCCCCGGGGGATACCCGGACCTCCAGGCGGCGCCGCTGCTCTGCGCCGGGCTCATCGGCTACCGCTCTCTGGTCATGGCCGGTGAGGGGGAACGGCTGGGCATTTATGGCTTCGGCGCTGCGGCCCACATCGTGACCCAGGTGGCCCGCTTCCGGGGATGGCGGGTCTACGCCTTCACCCGTCCCGACGACCAGGCCGGCCAGGCCTTTGCCCGGGAGATGGGGGCGGTCTGGGCCGGGGCCTCCCACGAGCGGCCGCCCGAGGAGCTTGACGCCGCCATCATCTTCGCGCCAGCCGGGGAACTGGTGCCGGCGGCATTGCGGGCGGTGGGCAAGGGGGGCGTTGTGGTCTGCGGCGGCATCCACATGAGCGACATTCCGCCGATCCCCTACGATATCCTCTGGGGGGAGCGGAGCATCCGTTCCGTGGCCAACCTGACCCGGCGCGACGGGGAGGAGTTTCTCGCCCTGGCGCCGAAGGTGCCCGTCAGGACCGAGGTGACCGCCTATCCCCTCAGCGCGGCCAACGAAGCCCTCGACGACCTGCGGAGCGGGCGCATGCGGGGCGCCGGCGTCCTGGTGATCGACGAGGGATAGCCGGGAGAGGGGTGTATCACCCCATCCCGGTTGCCTCGCCAGCACGGCTCCCCTGCGCCGTGGGCATGGCTCTGCCCCTGCCCTGCGGCTCGATTTCGCCCCCAGGTCAGGGTGCTTGAGCACGAGGATGAGGCGTGATGGCGTCGTTTCAGGGTGGTGACAGAATTGGTCGTCCTCGGTCTTGCTTTCGTATGTCTGTCGGTCATTTGGCGTAAATAATACCGTGTGATTCCCTGGTGCAATGGGTGTGGCGCCATGTGTAGCATGCCGTATTGCCTGCATTATGCCCATGATTGCAATATGCTGTTGTACGCGGCTATTTTGGTTGTTTCGCTGGCCTGATAATTGAATTGCTCCGTTCGCACGGCATGGGTTTCCTGCCCCGGCATGTCAACGAACGAGGCACGTCATGACAGCAACGAATACGACGGAATGGTTTGTCAAGGGAGTCGAAGCCCTTCACCACGACCACGTCTATCTGGCCCGTACCTGTTTCGAGCAGGCGGTGACGGAGCGGCAAACGCCACTTTCCTCGTCCTATCTCGCCCTCTGCCAGGCCAAAACGCGGGGAACCTTTTCCGACGCCATCGCCCGTGCCCGGGAGGCCGTGGCGGCCGATCCGGCGAACCCGACCCTCCACCACAACCTGGGATGCATCTACCTGCTGGCAGGTAAGCGGACCGAGGCGATCGATGCCTTCCGCCAGGGGCTGCGCATGGGGGGCGGGGAGGACATCATCGTCGAGCTGGACCGGCTCGGCACCCGCCGCGCTCCCCCCATCAAGCGTCTGTCCCGCAATCACCCCGTCAATAAGTTCCTGGGGATCATCCTCTCCCGGCTAGGCCTGCGGTAGTCCGCCCGCGCCGTCCGTTCCCGCGGGGATTGACCGCCGGGGGACGGAGGTGGTAGGGTTGCCCCATGCATCCCATCCGCTGCGAAGCCGTTGTGCTCGCCACCATGGATTATCGGGAGAGCGACCGGATCGTCACCCTGTTCACGCTCTGCCACGGCAAGGTGCGCGGCCTGGCCCGGGGCGCCCGCAAGAGCATGCGTCGCTTCGGAGGCGCCCTGGAGCCCTTTGCCCGCCTGAACGTGGAACTGGTCGTCCGGGAGGGGCTCTCGTCCCTGCGCGGCGTGGACATTGTGACCGTCTTTCCCCGCATCCGGCAGGATCTGGCCGCCATCGGCCACGGCGGGTATGCCGTGGAGCTGGTCGACCGCCTCCTGCCTGACGGTGCGCCGGTTCCCCGACTGTTCCGGCTCCTCGTTTCCTATCTGGAGCACCTGGACCAGGGGGGTGCCACCCCCTCGGACCGGCGCTTTTTCGAAGCCAATCTGCTGAATATCCTCGGCTACCGCATTGCCCTCGATACCTGTGCCGGCTGCGGCGTCGATCTTCCCGCCGATTCGGCCCGGCGTGCCGGTGCGGGGGGCGCGGTGCTCTGCGCCGGCTGCGGCCGCTACGGCGCGCCGTTGTCGGCGGAGACCGTCCGTCTTCTGCACCGGTGTCTGGGCACCGGGCGGTTCGGTGCCGTTGCCTTTTCCCCCGAGGCCCTCGGCGAAGCGGGCCGCTCCTGGACGGCGCCATCGGGACCCATCTCGCCCGTCCTCTTAATTCCCTTGCCTTTTTGCGCCAGTTGGCCCCGTGACGTCGCTGCAGCCCTGCATCCGACACCCCGCAGGGGGGCGGACGAATGGGCGCGAGTGCGGCAGAGCGCGGGTATTCCGGGGGCTGCTTGGTTTCCTGGCCTGATGGATTGCGGGTTGCGGCGGATTAAATTCTTGACAGGGTGGGAGAAGCATTGTAATCTCGTGAGCTCTAATTGTGCGTAACTTGGACGCTTTTTCATTTTGGCCAAACCCTGTTTACGCACGATAAAGCTATTTTCATTTTATGCCAGGGGAGGAACCACCTTGACCTTCCAGGATCTGATTCTCGCCCTCCAGGGATACTGGGCGCAGCAGGGATGCGTTATCCAGCAGCCCTACGACACCGAAAAGGGTGCCGGCACCTTCAACCCAGCCACCTTCCTCCGCGTTCTCGGCCCCGAGCCGTGGAACGTTGCCTACGTGGAACCGTCCCGCCGCCCCACCGACGGGCGCTACGGTGAAAACCCCAACCGCCTCCAGCACTACTACCAGTTCCAGGTGATCATGAAGCCGTCCCCCGTGAACATTCTGGATCTCTATCTGGATTCGCTCCGGGCCTTTGGCATCGATCCCGCGAAGCACGACATCCGCTTCGTTGAGGATGACTGGGAGTCGCCGACCCTGGGCGCCTGGGGCCTGGGCTGGGAGGTGTGGCTCGACGGCATGGAGATCACCCAGTTCACCTATTTCCAGCAGGCCGGCGGGATCGATCTAAAGCCGGTCTCGTCGGAGATCACCTACGGCTGCGAGCGGATCGCCATGTACCTGCAGGGGGTCGACAACGTCTACGATCTGGAGTGGGTCAAGGGGGTGAGCTACGGCGACATCCACCACCGGACCGAGGTGGAGTTCTCCACCTACAACTTCGAGGAAGCGGACGTGGACATGCTCCTCACCCTGTTCACCATGTACGAGAAGGAATGCGTGCGCCTGGTGGAGCGCGGTCTCGTGCTCCCGGCCTACGATTTCGTCATGAAGTGCTCCCACACCTTCAACCTCCTGGATGCCCGGGGGGCCATCTCGGTCACCGAGCGCGCCTCCTACATCGGCCGGGTCCGCAATGTGGCCCGTCTTTGCGCCGAAGGCTACCTTAAGCTCCGCGAAAGCCTGGGTTTCCCGCTGCTGAAAGGAGGACGGAAGTAACATGAGCAAGGAACTGTTTCTCGAAATAGGCACCGAGGAGATCCCCGCCGGCTTCCTGCCCAAGGCCATGGCCGACATGGAGGCCATCGTCACGAAGGAGCTGGAGAACGCCCGCCTTGCCTTCGGCGAGGTGAAGACCTTTGCTACCCCCCGTCGCCTGGCGCTGGTGGTGAAGGGGCTGCCGACCGTTCAGCCCGATGCGAGATTACCGCCCTGGGGCCGGCCAGGAACATCGCCTTCGGTCCCGACGGCACGCCGTCCAAGGCGGCCGAGGGCTTCGCCCGTGGCCAGGGGGTCGACGTGGCGTCCCTGACTCTGGTCTCCACCGAGAAGGGCGAATACGTGGCCGCCGTCCGCAAGGAGAGCGGCCGGCCGGTGCCGGACCTCCTCGCCGAGATCCTGTCGCGGCTGGTGGGGGGCATCCCGTTTCGCAAGTCCATGCGCTGGGCTGATCTGGACGTGCGTTTCGCCCGCCCCATCCACTGGATCGTGGCCCTGTTCGACGGGGTCGTCGTCCCCTTTGCTTTCGGCAGCGTCCAGAGCGGCAATGTCTCGCGGGGCCACCGGTTCATGGCCAACCAGCCGTTCCCGGTCCGTGACTTTGCCCACTACCTGGACGAGTGCGAGCGGCACTTCGTGATCCCCGATCCCGAGCGGCGCAAGGAAACCATCCGCCGGGAGATCCATCGGGTTGCCAAGACCGCCGGCGGCCATCTCCTCCCCGACGAGGGGCTCCTGGACGAGGTGACCTACCTGGTGGAGTACCCCAGCGTGGTCCACGGCACCTTTTCCCCGGACTTCCTCAAGGTCCCCCGCGAGGTGCTCATCACCTCCATGCGGAGCCACCAGCGCTACTTCTCCATCGTTGACGACGCCGGCAAGCTCATGCCCGGTTTCATCACCATCAACAATACCCTGACCGAGGACCCCTCCGTGGTGGTCAAGGGGAACGAGCGCGTCCTGCGCGCCCGCCTCTCCGACGCCCGCTTCTTCTTCGAGGAGGATCAGAAGGTGAAGCTGGAGACCCGGGTGGAGTCCTTGAAAAACGTGGTCTACCAGCAGAAGCTCGGCACCTCCTACGAGAAGATGGAGCGCTTCCGCGCCCTGGCCGAGGGACTGGCCGACCTCCTCAATCCGGCGGTGAAGGCCAAGACAGCCCGGGCCGCCTTCCTCTGCAAGGCCGACCTGGTTTCCGGCATGGTCGGCGAGTTCCCCGAGGTACAGGGGATCATGGGCCGTGAGTATGCCCTGCTCCAGGGCGAGGACGCCGAGGTGGCCGCCGCCATCGCCGAGCACTACCTCCCCACCCAGGCCGGGGGGGACCTCCCCGCATCAGACATCGGCGCTTTCGTCTCCATCGCCGACAAGCTCGATACCATCTGCGGCTGCTTCGGGGTGGGGCTGATCCCCACCGGTTCGGCCGATCCCTATGCCCTGCGCCGTTCGGCCCTGGGCATCATCAACATCATTCTCGACCGGGGCTGCCGCCTCTCGCTGGAAGGAGAGATCGGGAAGGCCCTGGAACTCCTCTCCGCCAAGCTGACCCGCCCCGCCGCCGAGGTGATGGCTGATGTGCTGGAATTCTTCCGGGGCCGGTTCGTGAACCTCATGGCCGACCGCTATCCGGCCGATGCCGTGGACGCGGCCATTGCCGCCGGCTTCGACGACCTGGTGGACGCCGAGGCCCGCATCGGCGCCCTGGCCGCCTTCAAGGGGCGTCCGGATTTCGATTCCCTGGCCGTGGCCTTCAAGCGGGTCTGCAACATCGTCAAGGAGGGGGTCGATCAGCCCGTGGCTGCGGCCCTGTTCCAGGAGCCGGCCGAGGGTGCCCTGTTCGCGGCGTTCCAGCAGGTCCGCGCCGACGTGGAGGCCCGCACCGCCGCCGGCGACTACTTGGCCGCGCTCACCGGCATTGCCGCCCTCAAGGGCGCCGTGGACGACTTCTTCGACAAGGTGATGGTCATGGCCGAGGACGAACGGGTCAGAACAAACCGGTTAGCACTGCTGACCGGGGTCGCCCGGCTCTTCGGAGGGGTCGCGGACTTCGCGAAGATAGCCGCCTAGCTCATGCTAGGCGGTTTTTTTGTTTTAATTTCCCTAAATACCGCTTGAGCAGTATTAAAAACAGTTTATCGTAGCTGAACGGGTTTGACCGTCAGTAAAAACTCAAGGAGGCGTGCAATGGCTGGCAAGTATGTTTACTTCTTCGGCAATGGCCAGGCCGAAGGAAAGGCCGAGATGAAGAATCTGCTGGGGGGCAAGGGGGCCAACCTGGCGGAGATGACAGCGATCGGGCTCCCGGTCCCGCCGGGATTCACCATCACCACCGAGGTCTGCACCTACTACTACGCCAACAACCGGAGCTATCCGCCGAGCCTGGCGGCCGAGGTTGCCGAACACCTGAAGAAGATGGAATCTCTCATGGGGCGCACCTTCGGCGACCGGAACAACCCGCTTCTGGTGTCGGTCCGTTCCGCGCCCGGGCTTCCATGCCGGGTATGATGGATACCATCCTGAACCTGGGACTCAACGATGAGACGGTCCAGGGGATCATCGCCCAGAGCGGGGACGAGCGCTTCGCCTACGATGCCTATCGCCGCTTCGTGCAGATGTACTCCGATGTGGTCATGGGCATGGACAAGGACCTGCTCGAACACCTCCTCGAGCAGAAGAAGGATGAGAAGGGGGTCCACCTGGACACGGACCTCACCGCGGCCGACTGGAAGGAACTGGTCGGCAAGTTCAAGGCAAAGATCCGCGAGACCATCGGCAAGGAGTTCCCCGAAGATCCGCAGGAGCAGCTCTGGGGCGCCGTGGGCGCCGTGTTCGGCTCCTGGATGAACCAGCGGGCCATCACCTACCGCCGGCTCAATAACATTCCCGCCGACTGGGGCACCGCGGTCAACGTCCAGTCCATGGTTTACGGCAACATGGGGAACGACTGCGCCACCGGCGTTGCCTTTACCCGCGACCCCTCCACCGGCGAAAACTATTTCTACGGCGAGTACCTGGTGAACGCCCAGGGCGAGGACGTGGTGGCCGGCATCCGGACCCCGCAGCCCATCAATCGGGCCAACAGCAAGGACACCACCCTCCCGGCCATGGAAGACGTGCTGCCCGAGTGCTACCAGCAGCTCGTCCAGATCCGCGGCATCCTTGAGAAGCACTACAAGGACATGCAGGACATCGAGTTCACCATCGAGAAGGGCAAGCTGTTCATGCTCCAGACCCGCAACGGCAAGCGGACCGCCAAGGCGGCCATCAAGATCGCCGTGGACATGGTGCGGGAAGGGCTCATCGACGAGAAGACCGCTGTGCTGCGAGTGTCTCCGTCCCAGCTCGACCAGCTCCTCCATCCGTCCCTTGATCCCAAGGCCCAGAAAAGGGTCATCGCCAAGGGCCTTCCCGCCTCCCCCGGAGCGGCCAGCGGCGAGGTGGTCTTCACCGCGGACGAGGCCGAGGCTGCCGCCCGCCTGGGGCTCAAGGTGATCCTGGTCCGGGTCGAGACGAGCCCCGAGGACATCCACGGCATGCACGCGGCCCAGGGGATCCTCACGGCCCGCGGCGGCATGACCTCCCACGCGGCGGTGGTCGCAAGGGGCATGGGCAAGTGCTGCGTTGCCGGCTGCGGCGACATCAAGGTCGATTACGCCGGGAGCCAGTTCGCCACCGCCAAGGGGCAGGTGGTCAAGAAGGGGGATGTCATCACCCTGGACGGCTCCACCGGCGAGGTGATGCTCGGCGAGGTGCCGACAGTTCCGCCGCAGCTTACCGGGGACTTCGGCACCCTGATGGAGTGGGTGGACCGCTTCCGCAAGTTGAAGGTGCGAACCAATGCCGACACCCCCAACGATTCGCGGGTGGCCCGCGAGTTCGGCGCCGAGGGGATCGGCCTCTGCCGCACCGAGCACATGTTCTTCGAGGCGGATCGGGTCGCCGCGGTGCGGGAGATGATCCTCGCCGAGGACGTGGAGGGGCGCAAGAGGGCCCTGGCCAAGATCCTGCCCATGCAGAAGGGTGACTTCGTCGGCATCTTCCGGGAGATGAAGGGGCTGCCGGTCACCATTCGCCTGCTGGATCCGCCGCTCCACGAATTCCTGCCCCACGAGGACAAGGACATCGATGCCCTGGCCAAGAGCATGGGGGTCACGGCCCAGTCGCTCAGGGCCAAGGTGGACTACCTCCACGAGTTCAACCCCATGCTCGGACACCGTGGCTGCCGGCTGGGGCTCACCTTCCCGGAGATTTACGACATGCAGGTGCAGGCCATCATGGAGGCTGCCTGCGAACTGACCAAGAACGAGGGGTTCAGCATCGTGCCCGAGATCATGATCCCGCTGGTGGGCGTGGTGACCGAGCTTGCCCGTCTGCGGGAGAACACGGTGCGCGTATGCGAGGAGGTCATTGCCGCCTGCGGCGTCAAGGTCGACTACCTCATCGGCACCATGATCGAGCTCCCCCGGGCCGCCCTCACCGCCGACGAGATTGCCCGGGAGGCCGAGTTCTTCTCCTTCGGCACCAACGACCTGACCCAGACCACCTTCGGCCTCTCCCGGGACGATGCCGGCAAGTTCCTGCCGTTCTACGTGGAAAGCGGGCTGCTGGAGGAGGACCCCTTCGTCTCCCTGGACCAGAACGGGGTCGGCCAGCTCGTGAAGGTGGCGGTGGAAAAGGGGCGCGCCACCCGCCCCGACATCAAGCTCGGCATCTGCGGCGAGCATGGCGGCGACCCCTCGTCAGTCATCTTCTGCCACCGGATCGGCCTCGACTATGTGTCCTGTTCGCCGTTCCGGGTGCCCATCGCCCGGCTCGCGGCGGCCCATGCCGTCCTGGATGAAGCGAAGTAGCAGCGTGCGTCAGCGGGGGAGACAGGGTCTCCCCTGCTTTTTTCCGGTCAAATATCAGCTTGACAGGCCGTGCGTATTGGTGCTAGAAAGCGAAAAATTCGTCCGGGCTCACCCAAAGCCCCATTATGCCGCTGGCAGTAACAGGAGGAGATGAGTAATGGCTAAAGGTGTGGTGAAATGGTTCAATGACAGCAAGGGGTATGGCTTCATCGAGCAGGAAAACGGCGAGGATGTGTTTGTCCATTTCTCCTCGATCCAGGGCGACGGGTTCAAGACCCTGGTCGAAGGACAGGCGGTGACCTTTGATGTGGTCCAGGGGGCCAAGGGACTTCAGGCGGCCAACGTTATGAAGGCGTAGGCATTACAGCCGCAAACGGTTGCACATTGCGAAGCCCCGGGGAAACCCGGGGCTTTTTTACGTGCTCGTGGGCCGAGGATGGGGGGTGAGCGTGGAAGCGTATTCATTTGGATAAAACAATTTTTTAAATAATTAAAGGTATGGGGAGGTCTGCCGATACAATAGGATAAGTATACGCCACGGTCAGAAGGAGCCCGCCATGTTTCGAACGAGACTTGCTTTCAAGGTTCTCGCCATCATCGGTATAACCCTGTTCTTGGGGTTTGCCGCCCTCGGCATCACCTCTATCTGGCTTGAATACAATGCCATTATGGATCTTCAGACCCGCAACACCCGGGGGCTCTCGACCCTCGTGGTCCGTGACATCGGCGAGCTCATGACAGCGGGGGACATGGCCGTTATCGAGCGCTACGTGGCCGATGTGCGGGGCAAGGGGGCTGTCCTGGACCTGCGCATTTATGATACCGCGGGGAGACCGGCCGGTACCAGCCAGGATGCGCCGGACGGGGAGGTGCAGGCGGCCCTTGCGTCCGGGACTGCTGCGGAAAAGCGCCACAAGGTGGATGGGCGGCACGTGCTGAGCTTCATCGTTCCCCTGGCCAATGAGGTGCGCTGTCAATCGTGCCATGGCAGAGCGACCGCTTCAACGGCGCCATGCTCCTCACCACGTCGCTGGAGGAGGGGTACGCCGGCGCCCGGAACCTGACCCTGGCCCTGGCCGTGGTGGGCGTGTGCTCGTTTTTTCTCCTTCTTGGCGTAATGTACCTGTTTTTCCAGCGGACCATCATCCGGAACATCGGCGAGATATCGCGGCGGGTGCAGGAGATTGCCCGGGGCGAAGGGGATCTCACCGCCGCCGTGCCGGTGCGCTCCAGCGACGAGCTCGGGATGCTGGCCGAGGGGATCAACCTGCTGGTGGCCAAGCTCCGTGAGATTATCTCGGGCCTGTATCACCAGGCCGGGCACATTGCCATTTCCGCCTGCCGCACCATCAAGGAAACCGAACGGCTGGTGACATCCACCCACGAGCAGAAGGATCTGTCCACGTCAGTGGCGGTTGCCTCCGAGGAGATAGCGGCGACTCTCAATGATGTGGCCGTCAACACCCAGCGGGCAGCCCAGTTGTCCCTTTCCGTGGACCGGGCCGCCCAGGGGGGGATGGCCACCGTGACGGAGACCGCCGAGAGCATCGACCGGATCAGGGACAGCGTCATGGCAACGCTCGACACCATGGACAAGCTGCAGCAGTCGTCGGGCCAGATCGGAGAGATCGTCGGCATCATCGGCGACATTGCCGACCAGACCAATCTCCTGGCGCTCAACGCGGCAATAGAAGCGGCCCGGGCCGGGGATTCGGGCAAGGGGTTCGCGGTGGTGGCCAATGAGGTTAAGGTGCTGTCGGACCGGACCGCTTCCTCCACCCGGGAGATCGGGACCATCATCAGGAGCATTCAGGCGGAGATTCGCGCGGTTGTGGCATCCATTGCCGAAGGGAAGGACAAGGTCGAGGTGGGCGTCGAGCGGTCAACCTCGGCGCGGCGGCAGTTGGAGGATATCCTGCGCCTGGCGGCTGAGTCCACGGACATGATCAACCAGATCGCCACGGCCACGGAGGAGCAGAGCGCCACCACCGGCGAGATCTCCGAGAAGATATCCCAGGTTTCGGGTACGGCCGAACGGGTAAACGGCCAGATGGAGCAGACGGCGGGGATCTTCCGGGAGCTTTCGGAGACCGCCGAGCAGATTTACGGCACCGTGGGCCGGTTCAAGGTGGGGACTATCATGATACGGTCAAGGGGTTGGCGTCGGAGATGCGGGACCGGGTCGCCGCAACGCTTGAGCGGGCCGCGGCGGATCGGCGCACTACTCTTGATGCGCTGTTCAGCACCGAGTACACGCCGATCCCCGACACCTTCCCCCAGAAGTACAGCACGCCCTCTGACCGGCTCTTCGACGAGATCATTTCGCCGATCCAGGAGGAGATCCTGGGGCGCGACAGCGGCATGTACTACGCCATATGCGTTGACCGGCGCGGCTACTGTCCTTCCCACAACCTCCGCTATTCGCGCCCCCTCACCGGCAACCGGGAGGCGGACAATGAGCATAACCGGACCAAGCGGATTTTCGATGATCGCACGGGGCTTCGGTGCGCGGGCAATACGGGGAGCTTCCTGCTGCAGACCTACCTGAGGGATACGGGCGAGGT of Geobacter anodireducens contains these proteins:
- a CDS encoding hydrolase, with amino-acid sequence MSTEPRRFSVFLVPAAGDRRWADGVIHELADRYDTLPFEPHVTVYGGAFSNDAELEPVRRALADAAAGTGPITLQVAGLGVTEEYFRSLFVSFGEDPALRRLHEAVKGAVAQDSGYLLVPHLSLFYADLPLAAKETAARTVALDRQEMRFDQVKIVVPDPVTGWSDARRWQTLFRLRLGAPAEKVTTVIFDYGGVLAEEGFREGLFELARRQGLDPIAVHGAGMEAVYASGYVLGTGSQSAFWQSLRERTGLRGSDRELSNLILDRFVLRPRMMETVRALRAKGYRTAILSDQTDWLEWLDRRDGFFREFDRIFNSYRLGKGKRDPSVFDDVARELGIAPGEALFVDDMLANVVRAESRGMRGILFEDEPRFERDLKRYTEV
- a CDS encoding alcohol dehydrogenase → MRAMLFQEVGKPLRPVRVPVPEPGPGEVLLKVHACGICRTDLHIVDGELTEPALPLIPGHQIVGSVAKLGDGVERFREGTRVGVPWLGATCGACRYCRSGRENLCDHARFTGYQRNGGFAEFTVADARFCFPIPGGYPDLQAAPLLCAGLIGYRSLVMAGEGERLGIYGFGAAAHIVTQVARFRGWRVYAFTRPDDQAGQAFAREMGAVWAGASHERPPEELDAAIIFAPAGELVPAALRAVGKGGVVVCGGIHMSDIPPIPYDILWGERSIRSVANLTRRDGEEFLALAPKVPVRTEVTAYPLSAANEALDDLRSGRMRGAGVLVIDEG
- a CDS encoding glycine--tRNA ligase subunit alpha, with the translated sequence MTFQDLILALQGYWAQQGCVIQQPYDTEKGAGTFNPATFLRVLGPEPWNVAYVEPSRRPTDGRYGENPNRLQHYYQFQVIMKPSPVNILDLYLDSLRAFGIDPAKHDIRFVEDDWESPTLGAWGLGWEVWLDGMEITQFTYFQQAGGIDLKPVSSEITYGCERIAMYLQGVDNVYDLEWVKGVSYGDIHHRTEVEFSTYNFEEADVDMLLTLFTMYEKECVRLVERGLVLPAYDFVMKCSHTFNLLDARGAISVTERASYIGRVRNVARLCAEGYLKLRESLGFPLLKGGRK
- a CDS encoding cold-shock protein, which gives rise to MAKGVVKWFNDSKGYGFIEQENGEDVFVHFSSIQGDGFKTLVEGQAVTFDVVQGAKGLQAANVMKA